The Prevotella sp. E9-3 genome has a window encoding:
- a CDS encoding efflux RND transporter permease subunit produces the protein MTFTTFIKRPVLSTVISILLVLLGFIGLFTLPIEQYPDIAPPTVVVFTSYPGADAETVKNSVITPLEESINGVEGMDYISSTASSGSAQISILFRQGMNADMCAVNVQNRVSQAQALLPAEVTQIGVTVMKRQTSQVIMYTLTSDGRYDDEFLTNYSNINIVPAIKRIEGVGDVQSPGLKTYSMRIWLKPDVMKQYNLMPTDITGVLAEQNIEAAPGTFGEQSNVAYEYAMRYTGRFKTAEEFGNIIISSDANGNTLKLKDVAKIELGGQQYTVSMRNNNIPSVLGMVQQIAGSNANEIAKNVKRELEEQAKLFPPGMTYKINYDVTEFLYASIEEVVFTLVFTLILVFIVIYVFLQDWRSTLIPLIAVPVSLIGTFFFLEVFGFSINLLTLSALLLAIAIVVDDAIVVVEAVHAKLDQGYKSTLVASIDAMNEISGAIISITLVMASVFIPVSFIGGTSGTFYREFGVTMAVSIFISALNALTLSPALCAIFLKAHDENGHEKKMSMIDRFHASFNTAYDKVLGKYKGAIEKLVRKPIAIGIAVIAGIAVLAVSMATTKTGLVPDEDTGTIFCTISMPPSTSVARTRQIIDEVDKILAADPAVQSREQIQGYNFIAGAGSDQATFIIKLKPFSERQKGFFWKLAGLWEGDGIFRFFLNPYESNGVLAQIYLKTAHIKDAQILAFAPPMIPGFSANSGVSLVMQDRTGGDLTKFFGIVKDYLAELNKRPEIQMAMTSYNPNYPQYMIHVDVAKCKQSGISPKLVLNTLQGYYGGLYASNFNAYGKLYRVMVQGDPSTRMTPESLKSVYVRTPKGMSPVEEFCRMERVYGPSNINRFNLFTSINVTATVADGYSTGEAIKAVEEVAADILPTGYTYDYSGLTRSEAASSNSTALIFVLCFIFIYLILSAQYESYILPLAVVLSVPFGLGGAFLFTNLFGHSNDIYMQISLIMLIGLLAKNAILIVQFALERRHTGMAISWSAVLGAAARLRPILMTSLAMVIGLLPMMFASGVGKNGNQTLGAAAVGGMLIGTLLQVLVVPTLFTIFQSLQERISPMKFEGDEENPDVTTELLQYANRPVDYELEK, from the coding sequence ATGACATTTACAACATTTATCAAGCGCCCGGTACTCTCGACGGTAATTTCTATCCTCCTGGTACTGCTGGGCTTCATCGGACTCTTCACACTGCCTATTGAGCAGTACCCCGATATCGCACCGCCTACAGTGGTCGTCTTTACCAGTTATCCTGGTGCTGACGCCGAGACGGTGAAGAACTCTGTGATTACACCGCTCGAAGAGAGTATCAACGGTGTGGAAGGCATGGACTATATCTCATCTACCGCTTCATCAGGCTCAGCACAGATTTCTATTCTGTTCCGTCAGGGCATGAACGCAGATATGTGTGCCGTGAACGTGCAGAACCGTGTCAGCCAGGCTCAGGCCCTGCTGCCCGCCGAGGTGACACAGATCGGTGTGACGGTGATGAAGCGTCAGACCTCACAGGTTATCATGTACACACTGACCAGTGACGGCCGCTACGACGATGAGTTCCTGACCAACTACTCTAACATTAACATCGTGCCTGCCATCAAGCGTATTGAGGGTGTGGGCGATGTGCAGAGCCCTGGTCTGAAAACCTATTCAATGCGTATCTGGCTGAAGCCCGACGTGATGAAACAGTACAACCTGATGCCTACCGACATCACTGGTGTACTGGCAGAACAGAACATCGAGGCTGCTCCTGGTACTTTCGGTGAGCAGAGCAATGTGGCCTATGAATATGCCATGCGCTATACCGGTCGTTTCAAGACTGCTGAAGAGTTCGGTAACATCATCATTTCGAGCGATGCCAACGGCAACACTCTGAAACTGAAGGATGTGGCAAAGATTGAACTCGGAGGTCAGCAATATACCGTATCGATGAGAAACAACAACATTCCTTCGGTACTGGGTATGGTACAGCAGATTGCCGGTTCAAACGCCAACGAGATAGCCAAGAACGTGAAAAGAGAACTGGAAGAGCAGGCGAAGCTGTTCCCACCGGGCATGACCTACAAGATCAACTATGATGTTACCGAGTTCTTGTATGCCTCTATCGAAGAGGTGGTGTTCACACTGGTGTTCACACTGATTCTGGTGTTCATCGTAATCTATGTGTTCCTGCAAGACTGGCGCTCAACACTGATTCCTCTGATTGCCGTACCTGTATCACTTATCGGTACGTTCTTCTTCCTCGAAGTGTTTGGCTTCTCTATCAACCTGCTGACGCTATCGGCCTTGCTGCTGGCTATTGCCATTGTAGTGGACGATGCCATAGTGGTGGTTGAAGCCGTTCACGCCAAACTGGACCAAGGATACAAATCTACGCTGGTAGCTTCTATCGATGCCATGAACGAGATTTCGGGTGCCATCATCTCTATCACCCTTGTGATGGCTTCGGTGTTCATCCCTGTATCGTTCATCGGTGGTACATCTGGTACGTTCTATCGTGAGTTCGGTGTGACCATGGCCGTATCTATCTTCATTTCGGCACTGAACGCATTGACACTTTCACCTGCTCTCTGTGCTATCTTCCTGAAAGCGCACGATGAGAACGGACATGAAAAGAAGATGTCAATGATTGACCGTTTCCACGCCTCGTTCAACACTGCCTACGACAAAGTGCTGGGCAAGTATAAAGGTGCTATTGAAAAACTGGTGCGCAAGCCTATCGCCATCGGCATTGCTGTCATCGCTGGTATCGCTGTGCTGGCTGTTTCTATGGCTACTACAAAGACAGGTCTGGTGCCTGATGAGGATACTGGTACCATCTTCTGTACCATCTCTATGCCTCCTTCAACGTCAGTGGCCCGCACCCGTCAGATTATCGATGAGGTAGATAAGATCTTAGCTGCCGACCCTGCCGTTCAGAGCCGTGAGCAGATTCAGGGTTATAACTTCATTGCTGGTGCCGGTTCCGACCAGGCTACGTTTATCATCAAACTGAAGCCGTTCTCAGAGCGTCAGAAAGGATTCTTCTGGAAGCTCGCAGGACTGTGGGAAGGCGATGGTATCTTCCGTTTCTTCCTTAATCCATACGAGTCAAATGGTGTGCTGGCGCAGATCTACCTGAAGACAGCCCATATCAAGGATGCACAGATTCTGGCCTTCGCTCCGCCTATGATTCCCGGTTTCTCTGCCAACAGTGGTGTATCATTGGTGATGCAGGACCGTACCGGTGGCGACCTGACCAAGTTCTTCGGCATTGTGAAAGACTATCTGGCCGAGCTGAACAAGCGTCCTGAGATTCAGATGGCTATGACCTCATACAACCCGAACTACCCACAGTACATGATTCATGTAGATGTGGCTAAGTGTAAGCAGAGCGGTATCTCACCCAAACTGGTGCTGAACACCCTGCAGGGCTACTATGGCGGTCTGTATGCTTCAAACTTCAACGCCTACGGTAAGCTGTATCGTGTGATGGTGCAGGGCGATCCCTCTACCCGCATGACGCCTGAGTCACTGAAGAGTGTATATGTTCGCACTCCTAAAGGAATGTCACCTGTTGAGGAGTTCTGTCGTATGGAGCGTGTTTATGGACCTTCTAACATCAACCGCTTCAACCTGTTCACCTCTATCAACGTGACAGCAACTGTGGCCGACGGCTATTCTACCGGTGAAGCCATTAAAGCTGTAGAGGAAGTAGCTGCCGACATACTGCCCACAGGCTACACCTATGATTATAGTGGTCTGACACGTAGTGAGGCTGCATCAAGCAACTCTACCGCACTGATCTTCGTACTTTGCTTCATCTTCATCTATCTGATCCTGTCAGCACAGTACGAGTCATATATCCTGCCATTGGCCGTAGTACTCTCAGTACCGTTCGGTCTGGGTGGTGCCTTCCTGTTCACCAATCTGTTTGGCCACTCCAACGATATCTACATGCAGATCTCGCTCATCATGCTGATCGGTCTGTTGGCTAAGAACGCCATTCTGATTGTACAGTTCGCATTGGAGCGCCGCCACACAGGTATGGCCATCTCATGGTCGGCTGTGCTGGGTGCCGCTGCCCGTCTGCGTCCTATCTTGATGACGTCACTGGCCATGGTTATCGGTTTGCTGCCAATGATGTTCGCATCGGGTGTAGGTAAGAACGGTAACCAGACACTGGGTGCAGCAGCAGTAGGCGGTATGCTCATCGGTACACTGTTACAGGTACTGGTGGTTCCCACACTATTCACCATCTTCCAGTCGCTGCAGGAGCGTATCTCGCCCATGAAGTTTGAAGGCGATGAGGAAAATCCTGATGTGACCACAGAGTTGCTGCAATATGCCAACCGCCCAGTAGATTATGAATTAGAGAAATAA
- a CDS encoding SusD/RagB family nutrient-binding outer membrane lipoprotein, whose translation MKKLALIATIAFGMAATSCDSYMDINENPNSPTKSDLSADMILPAAEMNIASSYGNFLRTVGGYYAQHYVQSYGTSNYLDFSQFTMSATRSEGTWTQIYQRGLQNLKTVDEMATESEDWGTHLAVTVLRAFAFQTLVDCYDAVPYTEALDLDIVTPKFDEGQVVYDGIIAELDEALAKVTGLETVSKNFLYSSAEDWIKFANALKLRILMRESGVKDVTAQLDALVAANNFPTEDVQYAGIWSNVSGQANPYYQEEFASYFGSTQVNVVANIAIIGTMQQKDAAGDVVYEDPRLAKFFEKNSAGVFTGGISGTNFSTSSTYKAAYWCRPVMAYDTPLDLITVFETEFFLSEYYAKKGDAANAKTHYEAAIQASFDKAGVNGAAACIARFPYDQSKYQEVIGIAKWVALAGVNNFEAWCEMRRLDYPAFGTVSGLDMYNKQDDSSYKPELYAPGTLYTPIDVFNEVGDNKLLERFPLPGVSTSRNTNAPKYDENNKFSYTKPVFWGK comes from the coding sequence ATGAAGAAACTAGCATTAATCGCAACAATAGCATTCGGGATGGCCGCCACGTCGTGCGACAGCTATATGGACATCAACGAAAATCCCAATTCACCCACAAAGTCTGACCTTTCGGCCGACATGATTCTGCCTGCTGCAGAAATGAACATTGCCTCAAGCTATGGCAACTTCCTGCGCACCGTAGGTGGTTACTATGCACAGCACTATGTTCAGTCATACGGTACGAGCAACTATCTGGACTTCTCACAGTTCACAATGTCTGCTACTCGTTCTGAGGGCACATGGACACAGATTTACCAGCGCGGTCTGCAGAACCTGAAGACTGTCGATGAAATGGCTACCGAGTCAGAAGATTGGGGTACCCACCTTGCAGTAACTGTACTGCGTGCATTTGCTTTCCAGACTCTGGTTGACTGCTACGACGCAGTTCCTTATACTGAGGCACTCGACCTCGACATCGTTACACCTAAGTTTGACGAAGGACAGGTTGTTTATGACGGCATCATCGCAGAACTGGACGAAGCTCTGGCAAAAGTGACTGGTTTGGAAACAGTAAGCAAGAACTTCCTGTACAGCTCAGCTGAAGACTGGATTAAGTTTGCCAACGCACTCAAACTGCGCATTCTGATGCGTGAAAGCGGTGTGAAGGACGTTACTGCCCAGCTGGATGCTCTGGTAGCTGCCAACAACTTCCCCACTGAAGATGTACAGTATGCCGGCATCTGGAGCAATGTTTCTGGTCAGGCTAACCCCTACTATCAGGAAGAATTTGCTTCATACTTCGGTTCAACACAGGTAAACGTTGTGGCCAACATTGCCATCATCGGTACCATGCAGCAGAAGGATGCTGCTGGTGATGTGGTATATGAAGATCCTCGTTTAGCTAAGTTCTTCGAGAAGAACAGTGCTGGTGTGTTCACCGGTGGTATTTCAGGTACAAACTTTTCTACCTCAAGCACCTATAAAGCAGCTTATTGGTGCCGTCCTGTAATGGCTTACGACACCCCACTTGACCTGATCACCGTATTCGAGACTGAGTTCTTCTTGTCAGAATACTACGCTAAGAAGGGTGACGCTGCTAATGCTAAGACTCACTACGAGGCTGCTATTCAGGCTTCATTCGACAAAGCTGGCGTAAACGGTGCTGCTGCCTGCATCGCCCGTTTCCCCTATGACCAGTCGAAATATCAGGAAGTTATCGGTATTGCCAAATGGGTGGCTCTGGCCGGTGTGAACAACTTCGAGGCATGGTGTGAGATGCGCCGTTTGGACTATCCCGCATTCGGTACTGTTAGCGGTCTCGACATGTACAACAAGCAGGACGACAGCAGCTACAAGCCCGAACTCTATGCTCCTGGAACACTCTATACTCCTATCGACGTGTTCAACGAGGTAGGCGACAACAAGTTGTTGGAGCGTTTCCCCTTGCCCGGCGTATCTACTTCACGCAATACCAATGCGCCTAAGTACGACGAGAACAACAAGTTCAGTTATACAAAGCCCGTATTCTGGGGTAAATAA
- a CDS encoding efflux RND transporter periplasmic adaptor subunit, protein MKINKIMLVAACAATLVSCGNGGGRPNFGDNEFPVAEVGTSNAAMQQTYPATIKGIQDVQISPKLGGFITKIYVKEGQVVSAGQTLFEIDNVTYQAQVRQAQAAVNTAKTQVKTAELTYNNSKKLFDNKVIGDYEMQTAQNTYEQAKAGLAQAEAALANAKEALSFCFVKSPAAGVVGTLPFKVGALVGAQNVLTTVSDNSTMEVYFSVNEKVALEMSKTEGGQSAALDSLPAVKLQLADGTIYAHEGKVTKMSGVIDQATGSIQMIAVFPNPEKLLKSGGSGNIVIPRDHSNVIVIPQSCVMEVQNKMFVYTMNDSNKVQYTEITVDPQNDGNTYVVRSGLKVGDKFVTNGITKLTDGMEIVPITTERYQQKIDEQAKAMSAGDIVNAMKK, encoded by the coding sequence ATGAAGATTAACAAAATCATGTTGGTTGCGGCTTGCGCTGCCACTCTTGTTTCGTGTGGTAATGGCGGTGGACGCCCCAACTTTGGAGACAATGAGTTTCCCGTTGCAGAAGTAGGCACTTCAAACGCTGCCATGCAGCAGACGTATCCTGCAACAATCAAAGGTATTCAGGATGTACAGATCAGCCCGAAACTGGGTGGTTTCATCACAAAGATTTATGTAAAGGAAGGTCAGGTAGTAAGTGCCGGACAAACGCTGTTTGAGATTGACAATGTGACCTATCAGGCACAGGTGCGTCAGGCACAGGCTGCAGTGAACACCGCAAAGACACAGGTTAAGACTGCCGAACTGACTTACAATAACTCCAAGAAACTTTTCGACAACAAGGTGATTGGCGACTATGAGATGCAGACTGCCCAGAACACCTACGAACAGGCTAAGGCCGGACTGGCTCAGGCTGAAGCAGCACTGGCAAACGCTAAGGAGGCTTTGAGCTTCTGCTTTGTAAAGAGTCCTGCCGCTGGTGTAGTTGGTACGCTGCCTTTCAAAGTGGGCGCACTGGTGGGTGCACAGAATGTGCTGACCACCGTGAGCGACAACTCAACCATGGAGGTTTATTTCTCTGTGAACGAAAAGGTGGCTCTTGAGATGTCGAAGACCGAAGGCGGTCAGAGCGCTGCCTTGGATTCTCTGCCCGCTGTTAAACTGCAGTTGGCCGACGGCACTATCTACGCCCATGAGGGTAAGGTGACAAAGATGAGCGGTGTGATCGATCAGGCCACTGGCTCTATCCAGATGATTGCCGTATTCCCCAACCCTGAGAAATTACTGAAGAGCGGTGGTTCTGGCAATATCGTGATTCCACGCGATCACAGCAACGTGATTGTGATTCCTCAGAGCTGCGTGATGGAGGTACAGAACAAGATGTTCGTTTACACCATGAACGACAGCAACAAGGTACAATATACCGAGATTACTGTTGACCCACAGAACGATGGCAACACTTATGTAGTGAGAAGCGGTTTGAAAGTCGGCGACAAGTTCGTTACCAACGGTATCACCAAGCTGACCGACGGCATGGAGATTGTACCCATCACTACCGAACGCTATCAGCAGAAAATCGATGAGCAGGCTAAGGCTATGAGCGCTGGCGACATTGTGAACGCAATGAAGAAGTAA
- a CDS encoding BT_2262 family domain-containing protein: MKTRIISILTLMAAVFTLSSCSDDSTDGLTRITYYAILELNGDEAMTVPVGTTFNDPGCKALMKGEDVSDQVIVTGTVDTNTPDFYTIDYLVVNKDGFKASTSRTVAVVDPNNFASPYFSACQYGSRQYSNLPVKITDNGDGTYTIDDLAGGFYVYGRYPGYPYDFSYEAKLKLNADNTVSLVEEGDGSEWYWEIPLTITSGKYDAANGKIELLINFDGDPLTVTLTK, translated from the coding sequence ATGAAAACAAGAATCATATCAATTCTGACGCTGATGGCTGCCGTATTCACACTGAGCAGCTGCAGCGACGATTCAACCGATGGTCTCACTCGTATTACTTACTATGCGATACTCGAGTTGAATGGCGACGAGGCAATGACTGTTCCCGTTGGAACAACATTCAATGATCCCGGTTGTAAAGCACTTATGAAAGGTGAGGATGTTTCAGATCAGGTCATAGTTACAGGTACTGTAGATACTAACACACCTGACTTCTACACAATCGACTATCTGGTTGTCAACAAAGATGGTTTCAAGGCTAGTACCTCACGAACAGTAGCTGTTGTTGATCCAAACAACTTCGCAAGTCCCTATTTCAGTGCTTGCCAATACGGATCACGTCAATATAGCAATCTGCCCGTTAAAATCACTGACAACGGCGATGGCACCTATACTATCGACGACTTGGCTGGCGGTTTCTACGTATATGGCCGCTATCCCGGATATCCATACGATTTCTCCTATGAGGCCAAACTCAAACTCAATGCTGACAACACAGTGTCACTCGTAGAAGAAGGCGACGGATCAGAATGGTACTGGGAAATTCCACTTACCATCACATCAGGCAAATACGATGCCGCAAATGGTAAAATTGAGCTGCTAATCAATTTCGATGGCGACCCATTAACAGTAACTTTAACAAAGTAG
- a CDS encoding lipid-binding protein, translating into MKKSLYLAALLLTTVFASCEKDEIGGTATESMAGQWYITVDAVDENGKTITSGEDYFGYGKVQILTYNTVANTADSMWVSSNGNFDLASDYGVPSYPNYAFRVKVGINQGNLTFSSDKAENADGDYPVTITEGKILKNAGHQNNGSAADSIVFFISYEGDPWYPADGYAKYKVSGVRYSGLVEND; encoded by the coding sequence ATGAAAAAATCATTATATCTTGCAGCACTGCTGCTCACAACAGTTTTCGCTTCTTGTGAAAAAGACGAGATCGGCGGAACAGCTACAGAGTCAATGGCCGGACAGTGGTACATCACTGTTGATGCTGTAGATGAAAATGGCAAAACAATAACTTCTGGCGAGGATTACTTCGGCTATGGAAAAGTACAGATTCTGACTTACAACACTGTAGCTAACACAGCTGACTCTATGTGGGTGTCAAGCAACGGAAATTTTGATTTGGCTAGTGACTACGGTGTTCCAAGTTATCCTAACTATGCTTTCAGAGTAAAGGTTGGCATCAACCAAGGCAACTTAACATTCAGCTCTGACAAAGCTGAGAATGCTGATGGTGACTACCCTGTAACCATTACTGAAGGCAAGATTTTGAAAAATGCCGGTCATCAGAACAATGGTTCAGCTGCCGACAGCATCGTATTCTTCATCAGCTATGAAGGCGATCCCTGGTATCCGGCCGACGGCTATGCCAAGTATAAAGTGAGCGGTGTTCGCTACTCTGGTCTTGTTGAGAACGACTAA